A single window of Streptomyces sp. NBC_00464 DNA harbors:
- the hflX gene encoding GTPase HflX, with protein sequence MTSSSSLPQDAQDAQSATENVTESLTESLRADALMEEDVAWSHEIDGARDGDQLDRSDRAALRRVAGLSTELEDVTEVEYRQLRLERVVLVGVWTSGTVHDAEISLAELAALAETAGAQVLDAVFQRRDKPDPATYIGSGKALELRDIVLETGADTVVCDGELSPGQLIHLEDVVKVKVVDRTALILDIFAQHAKSREGKAQVSLAQMQYMLPRLRGWGQSLSRQMGGGGSSGGGGMATRGPGETKIETDRRRIREKMAKMRREIAEMKTGREIKRQERKRNKVPSVAIAGYTNAGKSSLLNRLTGAGVLVENALFATLDPTVRRAETPSGRIYTLADTVGFVRHLPHHLVEAFRSTMEEVGESDLILHVVDGSHPVPEEQLAAVREVIREVGALDVPEIVVINKADAADPLVLQRLLRNEKHAIAVSARTGAGIDELLALIDRELPRPSVEIEALVPYTQGGLVSRVHAEGEVISEEHTAEGTLLKARVHEELASDLAVFVPAVH encoded by the coding sequence ATGACCTCCTCTTCTTCCCTTCCCCAGGACGCGCAGGACGCGCAGAGTGCCACGGAGAACGTCACCGAGAGCCTCACCGAAAGCCTTCGGGCGGACGCCCTGATGGAAGAGGACGTCGCCTGGAGCCACGAGATCGACGGAGCGCGGGACGGCGACCAGCTGGACCGCTCCGACCGTGCCGCGCTGCGGCGTGTGGCGGGACTCTCCACCGAGCTCGAGGACGTCACCGAGGTCGAGTACCGGCAGCTGCGCCTGGAGCGCGTGGTGCTGGTCGGTGTCTGGACCTCGGGCACCGTGCACGACGCGGAGATTTCCCTCGCAGAGCTCGCGGCACTCGCCGAGACGGCCGGAGCCCAGGTGCTCGACGCCGTCTTCCAGCGCCGCGACAAGCCCGACCCGGCCACCTACATCGGTTCCGGCAAGGCACTCGAGCTGCGCGACATCGTTCTCGAAACAGGGGCCGACACCGTCGTGTGCGACGGTGAGCTCAGCCCCGGCCAGCTGATTCACCTCGAAGACGTCGTCAAGGTCAAGGTGGTCGACAGGACCGCCCTGATCCTCGACATCTTCGCGCAGCACGCCAAGTCCCGTGAGGGCAAGGCGCAGGTCTCGCTGGCACAGATGCAGTACATGCTGCCGCGTCTGCGCGGCTGGGGTCAGTCGCTCTCCCGTCAGATGGGCGGCGGCGGTTCCAGCGGCGGTGGCGGCATGGCGACCCGTGGTCCCGGTGAGACCAAGATCGAGACCGACCGGCGACGGATCCGCGAGAAGATGGCGAAGATGCGCCGGGAGATCGCGGAGATGAAGACCGGCCGCGAGATCAAGCGCCAGGAACGCAAGCGCAACAAGGTGCCCTCGGTCGCCATCGCGGGCTACACCAACGCGGGCAAGTCCTCGCTGCTCAACCGGCTGACCGGCGCGGGTGTGCTGGTGGAGAACGCACTGTTCGCCACCCTGGACCCGACCGTGCGCCGGGCCGAGACACCGAGCGGGCGGATCTACACGCTCGCCGACACCGTCGGGTTCGTACGGCATCTGCCGCACCACCTGGTCGAGGCGTTCCGCTCCACCATGGAGGAGGTCGGCGAGTCCGATCTCATCCTGCACGTGGTGGACGGCTCGCACCCGGTGCCGGAGGAGCAGCTCGCCGCGGTGCGCGAGGTGATCCGCGAGGTGGGTGCGCTGGACGTGCCCGAGATCGTGGTGATCAACAAGGCGGACGCGGCCGACCCGCTGGTCCTCCAGCGGCTCCTGCGCAACGAGAAGCACGCGATCGCGGTGTCGGCACGGACCGGCGCCGGTATCGACGAACTGCTCGCGCTCATCGACAGGGAGCTGCCGAGGCCGTCGGTCGAGATCGAGGCGCTCGTGCCGTACACCCAGGGCGGACTCGTCTCCCGCGTGCACGCCGAGGGCGAGGTGATCTCCGAGGAGCACACGGCGGAGGGCACGTTGCTCAAGGCGCGGGTGCACGAGGAGCTTGCTTCGGACCTTGCCGTGTTCGTACCCGCCGTGCACTGA
- a CDS encoding M1 family metallopeptidase, whose product MPFLSRRLRAALLATASATLVAATLPAPVPLGIGDPLFPYLGNPGYDVLAYDIGLSYEGRNSEPLDAVTTIDARTTEPLDRINLDFTRGTVRSVEVNGLRADFTTQDEDLIIEPPGSLPAGVPLRITVHHTSDPAGDQDSGGWVRTADGLAMANQADAGHRVFPSNDHPADKAYFTFRVTAPQDLTVVANGLRTGRIRQGDRTTWTYRTDHPMATELAQVSIGRSTVVERTGPHGLPVRDVVPAADRERLEPWLKKTPGQLAWMEQQVGRYPFENYGVLVADTETGFELETQTLSLFERRLFTDDGFPEWYVDSVMVHELAHQWFGDSVSPRTWSDLWLNEGHASWYEARYAEDHADKPLERRMRDAYSRSDGWRAEGGPPARPAAPAPGEKISLFRPVVYDGSALVLYALRQEIGKGDFDRLERLWVRKHRDSNAATADFTALASRVAGRDLTAFFDGWLYGKKTPPMPGHPDWRSTTPARQR is encoded by the coding sequence ATGCCGTTCCTCTCCCGCCGTCTGCGGGCCGCCCTGCTGGCCACCGCATCGGCCACCCTCGTTGCCGCAACCCTGCCCGCACCGGTGCCCCTCGGCATCGGGGACCCGCTCTTTCCGTATCTGGGCAACCCCGGATACGACGTACTCGCGTACGACATCGGCCTCAGCTACGAAGGCCGCAACAGCGAACCGCTGGACGCCGTCACCACGATCGACGCGCGCACGACCGAGCCGCTGGACCGGATCAATCTCGACTTCACCCGCGGCACCGTGCGCTCCGTCGAAGTCAACGGTCTGCGCGCCGACTTCACGACCCAGGACGAGGACCTGATCATCGAGCCACCGGGCAGCCTCCCGGCCGGAGTGCCCCTGCGCATCACCGTCCACCACACCAGCGACCCCGCGGGCGACCAGGACAGCGGGGGCTGGGTGCGGACCGCCGACGGGCTCGCCATGGCCAACCAGGCCGACGCCGGCCACCGGGTCTTCCCCAGCAACGACCACCCCGCCGACAAGGCGTACTTCACCTTCCGCGTCACCGCCCCGCAGGATCTGACGGTGGTGGCCAACGGCCTGCGCACCGGGCGGATCAGACAGGGCGACCGCACCACCTGGACCTACCGCACCGACCACCCCATGGCCACCGAACTGGCCCAGGTCAGCATCGGGCGGTCCACCGTCGTCGAGCGCACCGGTCCGCACGGACTGCCCGTGCGCGACGTCGTGCCGGCCGCCGACCGGGAGAGGCTCGAACCCTGGCTGAAGAAGACCCCCGGCCAGCTGGCATGGATGGAACAGCAGGTCGGTCGCTATCCGTTCGAGAACTACGGCGTACTCGTCGCCGACACCGAGACCGGGTTCGAGCTGGAGACCCAGACCCTCTCCCTCTTCGAGCGCCGGCTGTTCACCGACGACGGCTTCCCCGAGTGGTACGTCGACTCGGTCATGGTCCACGAGCTCGCCCACCAGTGGTTCGGCGACAGCGTCTCACCGCGGACCTGGTCCGATCTCTGGCTCAACGAGGGGCACGCCAGCTGGTACGAGGCGCGCTACGCCGAGGACCACGCCGACAAGCCGTTGGAGCGTCGGATGCGTGACGCCTACAGCCGCTCGGACGGCTGGCGCGCCGAGGGCGGTCCGCCGGCCCGCCCCGCCGCGCCGGCACCGGGCGAGAAGATCAGCCTGTTCCGGCCGGTGGTGTACGACGGAAGCGCACTGGTCCTCTACGCGCTCCGCCAGGAGATCGGCAAGGGCGACTTCGACCGGCTGGAGAGGCTCTGGGTGAGGAAGCACCGCGACTCCAACGCCGCCACGGCCGACTTCACCGCTCTGGCGTCCCGGGTGGCCGGACGCGACCTGACCGCGTTCTTCGACGGATGGCTGTACGGGAAGAAGACGCCGCCCATGCCGGGGCATCCGGACTGGCGCAGCACGACACCGGCGCGGCAACGGTAA
- a CDS encoding RelA/SpoT family protein, with product MSAEATNPGAPIRRRGRPRIDLRRLGRVALLGPVSRDRLPDAIGHVAEAHRAHHPDADLAVLHRAYVLAESSHRGQMRKSGEPYITHPLAVTLILAELGAETTTLTASLLHDTVEDTEVTLDQVREQFGEEVCYLVDGVTKLEKVDYGAAAEPETFRKMLVATGDDVRVMSIKLADRLHNMRTLGVMRPEKQARIAKVTRDVLIPLAERLGVQALKTELEDLVFAILHPEEYAHTRAVISAATAADPLTAIAGNVAAVLREADITAEVAVRPRHFVSVHRVRIKRGELRGSDFGRLLVLVGEDADCYAVLGELHTCFTPVISEFKDFIASPKFNLYQSLHTAVVGPDGEVAEVLIRTHRMHKVAEAGVIALGNPYAADGTAPSTEPADGERADPTRPGWLSRLLQWQQSAPDPDTFWTTLRADLAQDREITVFRTDGGTLGLPVGATCVDAAYAQYGDAAHSCIGARVNGRLATLSTVLGDGDTVQPLLAEDAASGPSPDWLDHVTTPTARIAITGWLDAHPQDPEAAAGNPPDGRRPGPQPARSPRPARPGSAGAAGRPVSAVVERPDTTVRLAGCCTPVPPDDVTGFTVRGGAVTVHRLECPVVARMAAVGRVPVVVSWGDAAECRVTLVAESFGRPRLLADLTEAIAGADAAVISATVEPPSEQRVRHTYTLQLPDAAGLPALMRAMRDVPGVYDVSRAQQPAAAL from the coding sequence ATGAGCGCAGAGGCCACCAACCCAGGTGCTCCCATCCGCAGGCGGGGCCGTCCCCGGATCGACCTCCGCAGGCTCGGCCGGGTCGCCCTGCTCGGCCCGGTCTCCCGGGACCGGCTGCCGGACGCCATCGGCCATGTCGCCGAGGCTCACCGGGCCCACCATCCCGACGCCGATCTCGCCGTGCTGCACCGGGCCTACGTCCTCGCGGAGAGCTCGCACCGTGGACAGATGCGCAAGAGCGGCGAGCCGTACATCACGCACCCGCTCGCGGTCACCCTCATCCTCGCCGAGCTCGGCGCCGAGACCACCACCCTGACCGCGTCCCTTCTCCATGACACGGTCGAAGACACCGAGGTGACCCTCGACCAGGTGCGGGAGCAGTTCGGTGAGGAGGTCTGTTACCTCGTCGACGGCGTGACCAAACTGGAGAAGGTCGACTACGGGGCCGCCGCCGAGCCGGAGACCTTCCGCAAGATGCTCGTCGCCACCGGCGACGACGTCCGGGTGATGTCGATCAAGCTCGCCGACCGGCTGCACAACATGCGCACGCTCGGCGTGATGCGCCCCGAGAAGCAGGCCAGGATCGCCAAGGTCACCCGCGACGTCCTGATCCCGCTCGCCGAACGGCTCGGTGTCCAGGCGCTCAAGACGGAGCTGGAGGACCTCGTCTTCGCCATCCTCCACCCCGAGGAGTACGCGCACACCCGCGCCGTGATCTCCGCCGCGACCGCCGCCGACCCGCTCACCGCCATCGCGGGCAACGTGGCCGCGGTCCTCAGGGAAGCCGACATCACCGCCGAAGTGGCCGTCAGGCCACGCCACTTCGTCTCCGTGCACCGCGTCCGGATCAAACGCGGCGAACTGCGCGGCAGCGACTTCGGACGCCTGCTGGTGCTCGTGGGCGAGGACGCCGACTGCTATGCGGTCCTCGGCGAGCTCCACACCTGTTTCACCCCGGTGATCTCCGAGTTCAAGGACTTCATCGCCTCACCCAAGTTCAACCTGTACCAGTCGCTGCACACCGCGGTGGTGGGCCCGGACGGCGAGGTCGCCGAAGTCCTCATCCGCACCCACCGCATGCACAAGGTCGCCGAGGCCGGCGTCATCGCGCTCGGCAATCCCTACGCCGCGGACGGCACGGCACCGAGCACCGAACCCGCCGACGGCGAACGGGCCGACCCGACCCGCCCCGGCTGGCTCTCCCGACTCCTCCAGTGGCAGCAGTCCGCCCCCGACCCCGACACCTTCTGGACCACCCTGCGCGCCGATCTCGCCCAGGACCGCGAGATCACCGTCTTCCGCACCGACGGCGGCACGCTCGGCCTGCCCGTGGGCGCCACCTGCGTCGACGCCGCCTACGCACAGTACGGGGACGCCGCACACAGCTGTATCGGGGCCAGGGTGAACGGCCGGCTGGCCACACTCAGCACCGTGCTCGGCGACGGCGACACCGTCCAGCCGCTCCTCGCCGAGGACGCCGCGTCCGGGCCCTCGCCCGACTGGCTCGACCACGTGACGACGCCCACCGCCCGCATCGCCATCACCGGCTGGCTCGACGCCCATCCACAGGACCCGGAAGCCGCCGCCGGAAACCCGCCCGACGGCCGCAGGCCCGGCCCGCAGCCGGCCCGGTCCCCCCGGCCCGCACGGCCGGGATCCGCCGGTGCGGCCGGCCGGCCGGTGAGCGCGGTGGTCGAGCGGCCCGACACCACCGTGCGGCTCGCGGGCTGCTGCACCCCCGTACCCCCCGACGACGTCACCGGATTCACGGTGCGCGGCGGCGCCGTCACCGTGCACCGGCTGGAGTGTCCCGTCGTGGCCAGGATGGCAGCCGTCGGCCGGGTGCCGGTCGTCGTGAGCTGGGGCGATGCGGCCGAATGCCGGGTGACCCTGGTCGCGGAGTCCTTCGGGCGGCCCCGGCTGCTCGCCGACCTCACCGAGGCGATCGCCGGCGCGGACGCGGCCGTCATCTCCGCCACCGTCGAACCCCCCAGCGAACAGCGCGTGCGCCACACGTACACCCTGCAACTCCCCGATGCCGCCGGACTGCCCGCGCTGATGCGCGCCATGCGTGACGTACCGGGGGTGTACGACGTGAGCCGCGCCCAGCAGCCGGCCGCCGCGCTCTGA
- the dapF gene encoding diaminopimelate epimerase codes for MTTSQIAFLKGHGTENDFVIVPDPDNALDLPVSLVAGLCDRRAGIGGDGLLHVVRSAAHPEAQAMADEAEWFMDYRNADGSIAEMCGNGVRVFARYLQRAGAVEEGDLAVATRGGVKKVHLAKNGDVTVSMGRALLPADGVTVTVGGRSWDARNVNMGNPHAIAFVDDLAHAGDLFREPSFAPAAVYPDGVNIEFVVDRGPRHVAMRVHERGSGETRSCGTGACAVAVAAARRDAADPAETGAPVTYTVDLPGGTLVITEHPDGEIEMTGAAVIVAEGMIDPVWLDTLTS; via the coding sequence GTGACCACCTCGCAGATCGCCTTCCTCAAGGGCCACGGCACCGAGAACGACTTCGTGATCGTTCCCGACCCGGACAACGCCCTCGACCTGCCCGTGTCCCTCGTCGCCGGGCTGTGCGACCGTCGCGCCGGCATCGGCGGTGACGGACTGCTGCACGTCGTGCGGTCCGCCGCGCACCCCGAGGCGCAGGCCATGGCCGACGAGGCCGAGTGGTTCATGGACTACCGCAACGCCGACGGATCCATCGCCGAGATGTGCGGCAACGGCGTGCGCGTCTTCGCCCGCTACCTCCAGCGCGCCGGTGCCGTGGAGGAGGGCGACCTCGCGGTCGCCACTCGCGGCGGCGTGAAGAAGGTGCACCTCGCCAAGAACGGCGACGTGACCGTCTCGATGGGCCGCGCCCTGCTTCCCGCCGACGGCGTCACCGTCACCGTCGGAGGCCGCAGCTGGGACGCCCGCAACGTGAACATGGGCAATCCGCACGCGATCGCGTTCGTCGACGACCTGGCCCACGCCGGGGATCTGTTCCGCGAGCCGTCCTTCGCGCCCGCCGCTGTCTACCCCGACGGGGTCAACATCGAGTTCGTCGTGGACCGCGGGCCTCGGCACGTCGCGATGCGGGTCCACGAGCGGGGCTCGGGCGAGACCCGCTCCTGCGGCACCGGCGCCTGCGCCGTGGCCGTCGCCGCGGCACGACGGGACGCTGCGGACCCGGCGGAGACCGGGGCTCCGGTCACGTACACCGTCGATCTTCCGGGCGGCACCCTGGTGATCACCGAGCATCCGGACGGAGAGATCGAGATGACCGGAGCGGCCGTGATCGTCGCCGAGGGCATGATCGATCCCGTCTGGCTCGACACGCTCACGTCATAG